In Spirochaeta thermophila DSM 6578, the DNA window TTCTCCGGAGTGGACAAGGCCTTCGCGATCCAGGCGGGCAGGGAGATCAGGATCATGGTCAACAACGACCTGGTCGACGACGCCGGGGCCCGGGAGCTCGCTCGGGAGATAGCCCGGAAGATCGAGGAGGATCTCCGGTATCCCGGTCGGATCAAAGTGACCATCATCCGGGAGACCCGGGTGGTCGAGTACGCCCGCTAGCGGATGGGGGTTTCATGCCGAGGCTGCCTGTGTCCCCCGACATGGGCAGCCTTGCGTTTTTGAGTGATGCATAGTACATGATGGAAGAGAGAGGATGGCTCAGGACATGACGATATTGATGCTCGGAGATATCATCGGACACCCGGGGATGCGCACCCTTTTTTCGGGACTCACCTCCCTGGTTCGATCCACGGGGGCGGATGTGGTGGTGATCAACGGTGAGAATGCGGCCGATGGTTTCGGCCTCTCCCGTGAGCTCGCGGAACGCCTCTTCGCCATGGGGGTGGATGTGATCACCACCGGAAACCATATCTGGCACGACGAGTCGGTCTTCCCCCTCATGGAGCAGGATCCCGCGAGGGTGATCCGGCCGGCGAACTATCCGCCGGGCGCACCGGGCAAGGGGGCGACTGTCCTCGAGAAGGGTGACGTCGCGGTCGGGGTCCTCAATCTCATCGGCCGGCAACGTCTCGTGATGGCCGACTGTCCTTTCCGCAAGGCCCAGGAAGAGATCCGCCGGTTGAGGAGAGAGGCCTCGGTGATTCTGGTGGATTTCCATGCCGAGTCCCCGGCCGAGAAGGAGGCCATGGGCTTCTTCCTCGACGGCAAGGTCTCGGCCGTGGTGGGGACGCATACCCACATCCAGACCGCCGACGAAAAGATCCTGCCGGGGGGTACCGCCTATATCACGGATCTGGGCTCCACGGGGCCTGTGGACTCGGTGATCGGTTTCGATCCCTCCCTTGCGAGCGAGCGGGTGACCACGCAGGTGCCCCACCAGCTCAAAGTGGTCGACAGTCCCGCCACGATCTGCGGGGTGGCGATCGTGGTGGATGTGCGGTCCGGGAAGGCACGTTCCATCGAGAGGATACGGCACTACCTGGGGGTCTAGATGCGATGCGTCGCGTAGTGCTCCTCGATCTGCTCGCCTCCCGTTTCCCCGACACCCGGAGGGACATGCTCTATGCCTACGTGCTCTGTGGGGAGGTCTTCGTGGACGGGGTGTGTGTGAAGGATCCCTACCTGAAAGTCCGGGAAGATGTCCGCATAGAGCGGCGAATACCGAGATATGTCTCACGAGGCGGGTATAAACTCGAGGCTGCGCTCCATGCGTGGAACCTGGACATCGCAGGCAAGGGGTTCTTGGACGTGGGGGCCTCCACCGGGGGGTTCACCGAGTGCCTGCTTTTCCATGGAGCGGCCTTTGTCCACGCGGTGGACGTGGGCTATAACCAGCTCGCCTACAAGCTCAGGGTGGACGAGCGGGTGTTCGTGCACGAGCGCACCAACATCCGGGAGGTGCGTTCGCTCGATCCAGTGCCCGATGCGGCCGTGGTGGATCTCTCCTTTCGTTCCTTGGTTCCGGTTGCGGGGCATGTGCTCTCCCTGACTCGTGAGGCGTGGGGGATATTTCTCGTGAAGCCGCAGTTCGAGGTGGTGAGAGGAGGGGGGACTCCTGAGGGGTTTCGGGGCGTGCTCAAGGACCGGGAGGCGATCCATCGGGTGGTGCGGGAGACCCTCGAGGCATGCGCAGGACAGGGATTCGTCCCGCGAAGGTGTTTCCCCTCGCCGGTGAGGGGAAAGAAGGGGAACCAGGAGTTCCTCGTGTTGCTCACGGGAGAGGGGGAGGCGACGGGGTTCCGGGAGCTCGAGGCGTGGTTCTACAGCGACGATCGGGAGAGGGGATGATCTATGGGGATGCCCTCGGAACCGAGGTAGCGCACGGTCTTCCCTTCGATGAGTATTTGTACCTGTTCCACGGTGGGGAACTCGGTGGCGGTGTAGATGATCTGTTTGAGTTGGAGGACGAGTCCCTCCTGGCCGAGCGGGTTGAACCGGAAGGATTCGCTGATGTTGATATACGCAGTTCCGTTCTCCACCCGGACTCCCAGGAGCCTGGTCTCGGGTGGGATGAGGCTCCGGATGCCGGCGGAGAGTTCCCCCGCGGTGGGGCCGTGGAGGAGGGCGTCGAGCGTGGCGGTGAGGGGCGCGTCGGTGTAGGTCACCCGACGTTTCACGGGTACGAGCTCCACCCGACCGTCGTCGAAGACCTGCACGAAATAGAGGAGCGAGGTGCGGCTGCGCGTGATGGCTGAGGGGGAGGGAGGCGGGGGCGTGTGAGGGGTGGGGGATGGCGTGGGCGGAGGGGACGGGGGCGGCGGGCTCGTGTGGGTGGGGCCAGCGGCCACGGGGGGGGTGGGGGTGGACGTGGCGGGGGTGGGACTCGCGATCTTTTCCTTTACGACCTCTATGAAGCCGGTATTCTCCATGACCTTCAGTATGGTGGGACGGTTCCAGAGGTAGACGATGATCACCACGAGGATCGAGGCGATCCAGAAGAGCACGCCGAAACCCTGCTGTTTCTTCTTCCGAGCCATCACCGAGTGTATCGGCAGGATCCCGGGGAGAGATGAGGGGCTCCTTTGAAGGGCTCCTGTCCTCTCTCCTTTCCGGGGGACTCCGCATTTGACACCGGAGAGAAAACTCCTTATAGTATGCACATGAAAAAATTTAAGGGGATTTCCGTCTTCCCTGGCATCGCGATAGGCCCGGCGTTCGTCTACAGCACCGAACTCCCTCCGATCCCTCGTTATTACCTGCAGGATCATCATGTCGAGGAGGAGCTCCAGCGGTTCAGGGGTGCGGTGGAACGGGCCGTCGAGGAGATCGAACGGATAAAGGAAGGTCAACAGGGCGAGACCGTGAAGATCCTCGATTCCCATCTCCTCATGCTCAGGGATCCGGAGTTCACCGGGAGCGTGGAACGGGACGTGGCCGAGAGCAAGCGGAACGTCGAGTGGATACTCCTCGAGACCACCGAGTCCTACGTGGAGAGACTCAAGGATGCGGACGACGACTATCTCAGGGAGCGTATCTACGATATACGCGACATCGCCAACAGGATCCTCAACCACCTCCTCTACAGGGAACGGATACTCCTCTCGGATCTCCAGGAGGAAGTGATACTGGTGTGTCACGACCTGCTGCCCTCCGAAGCCATCCAGATGAACAAGCGGATGGTGAAGGGTATCGCCATGGATGCGGGTGGGCGTACGTCCCATACGGCGATCCTCGCGCGCGCGTTCGAGATACCCTCGGTCCTGGGGCTCTCCGAGATAAGCAGACAGGTGAAGTCCGGTCAGACCCTCATCGTGGACGGCAGGGATGGCGTGGTCATCGTGGACCCCACGCCGGAAGTCATGGAGCAGTACCAGCAGCGTATGAGGGAGGTGGAGGAGCAGGCGATTCAGCTCCTCAGTCTCAACGAAGTCCCCGGAGAGACGAGGGACGGGAAGAGGATCTTCCTCAGGGCCAATATAGAGGTCCCGGAGGAGGTGGAGTCGGTCCTCGCCCATGGTGCGGATGGCATCGGTCTCTTCCGGACCGAGTTCCTCTTCATGCATTCCCGCCACCTTCCCACCGAAGAGGAACAGTATGCGGCCTACCGTGAGGTGATCGAACAGATGGGCGACCGGGAGGTGATCATCCGTACGCTCGACCTGGGTGGAGAGAAGGTGATCCCCCGACTCTACGATGCCCACGACGAGCACAACCCCATCCTCGGATGGCGGGCGATCCGGTTCTGCCTCGCCAATCCCCACATCTTCAAGATTCAGCTTCGCGCCATCCTGCGGGCTTCCATCTACGGCAAGGTGAGCATCATGTTCCCCCTCATCTCCTCCCAGGAGGAGGTGGTGATGGGCCTCGAGATCCTCGACCAGGTGAAAGAGGAGCTGGAGCGGGAAGGTATTCCCTTTGAACGGGACATCCCGGTGGGGGCCATGATAGAGGTCCCTGCTGCGGCCCTCACGGCCGATATCCTGGCCCAGAAGGTGGATTTTTTCTCCATAGGGACGAACGATCTCATTCAATACACGCTCGCCACCGACCGGGGGAATGAGCGGGTGGCCTACCTGTATCAGCCGTTTCATCCGGCGGTCCTCAGGCTCATCCAGATGACGGTGGACCACGCCCACCAGGCGGGTATCCCGGTGGGTATGTGCGGAGAGATGGCGGGCGATCCGCTCGCCACCTTCGTGCTCATCGGACTCGGGCTGGACGAGTTGAGCATGAGTCCGGCGAGCATCCCCGAGGTGAAGCGGTTGGTCCGTTCCACCTCCGTGGCGGAGTGCGAGGAATTCGTAGGCGCGATCCTGCAACTCAAGTCGCATCGGGATGTGGAACGCCTGGTGAGGGAGAAAATGGAGGAGCTGGGTCATGTCGGAGCGAACTGAAGGCCGGAGGACCGTGGGAGTGCAGTCCCGTCTCCCCCGGGTGGTGATCGTGGGACGCCCCAATGTGGGCAAGTCCACCCTGTTCAACCGTCTCATAGGCCGGCGCAAGGCGATCACCCACCCGCGTCCCGGGGTCACGCGGGATGCGGTGGAGGAGACCTGGGAGCTGGGAGGGGGGCGGGTCCTCCTCGTGGACACAGGAGGGATCACCTCCGAACGGGGAGGGATCTTCGAACCCCTCGTCCGGGAACGGGCGCTCCGTGAGGTGGATCGGGCTGATGTGCTCCTTCTCGTGCTGGACGTCACGGAACTGGTTCCCGAGGATGAGGAACTGCTCGAGCTCCTGCGGCCTTACAAGGAGCGACTCATCCTGGTGGTGAACAAGGTGGACAATGAGGCGAGGGAAGAGATGGCGTGGAACTTCTTCTCTCTCGGGTTCGATACCGTGTGCTTCACTTCTGCGGAACACGGACGCGGTATCGATGAGCTCGAGCAGGAGATCGAACGGCGGCTCGTCGTCCCCGAGGGGGGAGGAGACGCCCCTTCCGCCCCTGAGATCGACGTGGCAATCCTGGGGAAACCGAACACCGGCAAGTCCACTCTCCTAAACACGCTGCTGGGCGAGGAGCGGGCCCTGGTGTCCGATGCCCCCGGTACGACGAGGGACCTCCTCGAAGGGCGTTTTCAGTACAGAGGGAGGTGGTTCCGGATAGTGGATACCGCGGGGATCAGGCGCCGGTCGAGGATAGAGGATGATCTGGAGTTCTATTCCGTGCGGCGCTCTCTCAAGGTGATAGAAGAGGCCCACGTGGTCTTCCTGCTCATCGATGCACAGGAGGGGCTCACCGAGCAGGACAAGAAGATAGCGGCGGTGGCCCAGAGGAGGGGACGGGGGGTGATCCTGGTGCTCAACAAGTGGGACGCCCTCACCCCGGTTCCCAACCAGTTTCAGGCCATGAAAGCGAGGATCCGTTTCTTCTTCCCCCACATGGACTATGCGCCCATCGTGAAGATCTCCGCGCGACGGGGGGAGGGAATAGACAAGCTCCTGGATACGGCCCTCATGCTCCGCGATGAACTCGGGAAGCGGGTGGAGACAGGGCCCCTCAACCGCGCCCTCGAGCGGTGGAAGGAGGAAGTGCCTCCACCTTCCCGGAAGGGGCGCCGGTACAAGGTCCGGTATATGACCCAGGTGAGTTCCATGCCGGTACGCTTCCTCCTGTTCGTCAACCGGAGAGAAGGGTTCCCGTCCTCGTATCTCTCGTATCTGGAAAACCGGGTGAGGAAGGAGTTCGGATTCTCTCACATCCCCATCTTCATCGATCTGAGGGAATAGGATGCCGGTGTACACCATAGGAGAGGTGTGCAGGCTCTTCAACATCAAGCCTCATGTCCTCCGGTATTGGGAGTCGGAGATACCCTTCCTCTCCCCCAAGAAGGATGCCTATGGGAGGAGGATCTACACCACGGCGGATCTCCAGGTCATCTCGAGGATCCGCTATCTTGCCCACGAGAAACGCTATACCATCGAAGGAGTCAGGAAGGCCCTCGAGGAGGAGATCGCCTCGCACGAGGAGATCCACCTCCAGCTCGCCCTCGTGAGGAGCATCCTCCTCCATTGTCTCTCGGAGGTGCAGCGGATCCGGGAAACGCTCGAGGATGTCATGGAAGACGGGAGAGGTGCCGATGGAAAGAAGAGGGGGGAATCGAGGTAGCATGGGGGGATACAGGTTCCGCTTCGTCCTTCGTCTCGTCGCGTTCCTCATCCCCTCACTCCTTCCGGGACAGGTGGTGAGCCTGGATGCGGGGAGTGGTGAGGGAAACGCGTTCCCCTCGTCCTGGGAAGCCCGCGCAGCCTGCAGCGACATCCTCCTCGGAGGACTCTACGAATTCCTCGCTGCGGAGGAGCGGATACTCCCGCAGCGGGGCACCCCGTACCGTGTGAAGGTGCTTCCCGCGAGGAAGGAGGGAGCGGGGTACCTCGTGTTCATTCCCTCCCGGGACGATCGTTTCGTCCTCGAGGGGCCGGGGACCTGGGTGGTGAAGCGGAGCCTGAAAGATGGTTCCTTCCTCCAGGCCAAGATCTTCCTCGGCGGCGATCCCGGCAACGCGATACGGCTCTACCCCGAGGAGACATGGACCAGGATGGATGTCTCGGTCATGGACATCCCCTGGGTGCAGGGCCTCCGCCTCCCCTATCGTTTCGAGGATCTCCTCGTCATGCCGGAGGATCGGTGGCTCCCTTCGGCGGGCGTGCCGTGGGAGGTGTTTTCCCATGTCCCGGACGAGTATGACCGTCGTGTGGAGGGGATGGTCGATGCCGTCAGGCCTGTGCTCCCCCTCCTCCCCGATGCGGACGATGGCGCCCTCGACGCCGCAGGTGTATTCGTGCGGATCGCCACCGGGGAAGCGGTGAATGAGGCCGGTTTCAACTGTTCCGGATTCGCGAAGTGGATAGGAGACAGCATCGCCTTCGTCCAAACCGGCCGTCTCCTGGACATCGAGACGCTCAAAAGGCGCTACGAATCCCTACGGGGAAGCCGCTGGGGGCGTATCTACGAGGAGGTGAGGGATCCCTATTTCGGTCTGGATTGGACCAGGTCTCTCGCGGAGGTGCTCCACTCGCTCCTCACCGGCTCCGGTTCGGCTGATCCGGAGGCGCATGATGTGCGGGAGGTCCCCGGCTTCCGGTATGTGGAGGACGTGGGGTTCCGGGTGAAGGATCTTGCCGCCGTGCTCTATCTGGAGGCGGTGCGAAGGCCGGGTTATTTCTACTTCGGTTCCGTCAACGGGGAGTGGGGGGAGGATCCCACGCTCTGGCAACACTACCATGTGGCGGTCTTCTTTCCTTTTTTCGACGAGGGGGGGAGGTTCCACATCGTGGTGATGGAGCGCGGAAGGGAGACGCCGTTCGACTCTTTTGTACGCTACTATGAGAGCCAGCACGTGCATCTGGTGCGGGTGCCTGTTCCAGCGCGCTTCTCGCCCTACATCCCCTCGTCCCTCGAACGTTGACCCTTTCGCCCGGTATGGGTAGGATTGGAGGGTATGGAGATACGGAAACGGGGGATAGAGGCCTACAGACGGATCCAGAAGGTCGAACCCCGGCCCGGGGTCGATCCCGGAGAGGCCGATTCCTCCGGGACGGGTTTTCCCCGCAGGGGGCGGAGGCCGGAGGAGCGGGAGGCGCCGGGGAAGCTCTCGCAGGAGAAGCTCGACAAGATCGCGCGTTTCCTCATCCTCGTGGGCAAGGAACAGGCGGCCGAGGTGGTGAAACACCTCGATCCCCCCCTCGTGGAGGCCGTTGCCGCCCGGATCGCGAACATCCCCGCCATCTCTCCCAGAGAGGCGCACGACATCCTGGAAGAGTTCAGGAGCGTGAGGGAGGTCGTGAAGTCTCCCCGGGGCGGGAAGGACGTGGCGAAGACCATTCTCGAGGCCGCCTTCGGAGAGGAGCGGGCGGGGCGGATCCTCTCCCGTATCGAGGAGGCGGAGCGGCGCCCGTTTTCCTTTCTGCAGGACCTCACTCCGAGGCAGATAAAGTACCTTCTCCAGAAGGAAGCCCCTGCGATCGTCAGCGCCATCCTTTCCTATCTCGATCCCGCGAAGGTCTCCGGAGTGCTCACCCTCCTCCCCCCTGAGGTGAGGGTGTCCGTCGTGAAGTACATAGCCCGGCCGAGGAAGCTCGACAAGGAGATCCTCCTTCGGGTGGAGGAGGCGCTCAGGAAACGTCTCCACGAGTTGGGGGATACCGAGGTCCCGGAGGTGGACGGGGTGGAGGTCCTCGCCGAGATCCTCAAACATGCCCCTCTGGAGGAAGAAGAGAAGATCCTCAAGGCCCTCAAGGACCGATCCCCGGAGTTGGTGGGGAAACTCGAAGAGCGGCTCCTCACGCTCGATATCCTGGAGCAGATCCCCGACAGGGAACTCGCCGGGATCCTCAGGAAGTTCGACGATACGGAGATCGCTCTCCTCCTCAAGGGAAAACCCGAGGAGGTGAAGGCGAGGATCATGAGGAATATCTCCGAGCGCCGCAGGCAGATGGTGACCGACGAGTACCTCCGGCTCGGAGCAGTGAAGAGGCGAGACGTGGAACAGGTCACCAAGGACTTCCTGGGCGAG includes these proteins:
- a CDS encoding TIGR00282 family metallophosphoesterase; translation: MTILMLGDIIGHPGMRTLFSGLTSLVRSTGADVVVINGENAADGFGLSRELAERLFAMGVDVITTGNHIWHDESVFPLMEQDPARVIRPANYPPGAPGKGATVLEKGDVAVGVLNLIGRQRLVMADCPFRKAQEEIRRLRREASVILVDFHAESPAEKEAMGFFLDGKVSAVVGTHTHIQTADEKILPGGTAYITDLGSTGPVDSVIGFDPSLASERVTTQVPHQLKVVDSPATICGVAIVVDVRSGKARSIERIRHYLGV
- a CDS encoding TlyA family RNA methyltransferase; amino-acid sequence: MRRVVLLDLLASRFPDTRRDMLYAYVLCGEVFVDGVCVKDPYLKVREDVRIERRIPRYVSRGGYKLEAALHAWNLDIAGKGFLDVGASTGGFTECLLFHGAAFVHAVDVGYNQLAYKLRVDERVFVHERTNIREVRSLDPVPDAAVVDLSFRSLVPVAGHVLSLTREAWGIFLVKPQFEVVRGGGTPEGFRGVLKDREAIHRVVRETLEACAGQGFVPRRCFPSPVRGKKGNQEFLVLLTGEGEATGFRELEAWFYSDDRERG
- a CDS encoding GerMN domain-containing protein — encoded protein: MARKKKQQGFGVLFWIASILVVIIVYLWNRPTILKVMENTGFIEVVKEKIASPTPATSTPTPPVAAGPTHTSPPPPSPPPTPSPTPHTPPPPSPSAITRSRTSLLYFVQVFDDGRVELVPVKRRVTYTDAPLTATLDALLHGPTAGELSAGIRSLIPPETRLLGVRVENGTAYINISESFRFNPLGQEGLVLQLKQIIYTATEFPTVEQVQILIEGKTVRYLGSEGIPIDHPLSRSSL
- the ptsP gene encoding phosphoenolpyruvate--protein phosphotransferase; translated protein: MKKFKGISVFPGIAIGPAFVYSTELPPIPRYYLQDHHVEEELQRFRGAVERAVEEIERIKEGQQGETVKILDSHLLMLRDPEFTGSVERDVAESKRNVEWILLETTESYVERLKDADDDYLRERIYDIRDIANRILNHLLYRERILLSDLQEEVILVCHDLLPSEAIQMNKRMVKGIAMDAGGRTSHTAILARAFEIPSVLGLSEISRQVKSGQTLIVDGRDGVVIVDPTPEVMEQYQQRMREVEEQAIQLLSLNEVPGETRDGKRIFLRANIEVPEEVESVLAHGADGIGLFRTEFLFMHSRHLPTEEEQYAAYREVIEQMGDREVIIRTLDLGGEKVIPRLYDAHDEHNPILGWRAIRFCLANPHIFKIQLRAILRASIYGKVSIMFPLISSQEEVVMGLEILDQVKEELEREGIPFERDIPVGAMIEVPAAALTADILAQKVDFFSIGTNDLIQYTLATDRGNERVAYLYQPFHPAVLRLIQMTVDHAHQAGIPVGMCGEMAGDPLATFVLIGLGLDELSMSPASIPEVKRLVRSTSVAECEEFVGAILQLKSHRDVERLVREKMEELGHVGAN
- the der gene encoding ribosome biogenesis GTPase Der, producing MSERTEGRRTVGVQSRLPRVVIVGRPNVGKSTLFNRLIGRRKAITHPRPGVTRDAVEETWELGGGRVLLVDTGGITSERGGIFEPLVRERALREVDRADVLLLVLDVTELVPEDEELLELLRPYKERLILVVNKVDNEAREEMAWNFFSLGFDTVCFTSAEHGRGIDELEQEIERRLVVPEGGGDAPSAPEIDVAILGKPNTGKSTLLNTLLGEERALVSDAPGTTRDLLEGRFQYRGRWFRIVDTAGIRRRSRIEDDLEFYSVRRSLKVIEEAHVVFLLIDAQEGLTEQDKKIAAVAQRRGRGVILVLNKWDALTPVPNQFQAMKARIRFFFPHMDYAPIVKISARRGEGIDKLLDTALMLRDELGKRVETGPLNRALERWKEEVPPPSRKGRRYKVRYMTQVSSMPVRFLLFVNRREGFPSSYLSYLENRVRKEFGFSHIPIFIDLRE
- a CDS encoding MerR family transcriptional regulator, with translation MPVYTIGEVCRLFNIKPHVLRYWESEIPFLSPKKDAYGRRIYTTADLQVISRIRYLAHEKRYTIEGVRKALEEEIASHEEIHLQLALVRSILLHCLSEVQRIRETLEDVMEDGRGADGKKRGESR
- a CDS encoding flagellar motor switch protein FliG, which translates into the protein MEIRKRGIEAYRRIQKVEPRPGVDPGEADSSGTGFPRRGRRPEEREAPGKLSQEKLDKIARFLILVGKEQAAEVVKHLDPPLVEAVAARIANIPAISPREAHDILEEFRSVREVVKSPRGGKDVAKTILEAAFGEERAGRILSRIEEAERRPFSFLQDLTPRQIKYLLQKEAPAIVSAILSYLDPAKVSGVLTLLPPEVRVSVVKYIARPRKLDKEILLRVEEALRKRLHELGDTEVPEVDGVEVLAEILKHAPLEEEEKILKALKDRSPELVGKLEERLLTLDILEQIPDRELAGILRKFDDTEIALLLKGKPEEVKARIMRNISERRRQMVTDEYLRLGAVKRRDVEQVTKDFLGELRQLVREGRVILSRDQKEYLM